The following proteins come from a genomic window of Pyxidicoccus sp. MSG2:
- the pheA gene encoding prephenate dehydratase has product MAEPKRRIAFQGEHGAYGEEAVRALHGPQVESVPVLTFRAVFESVAEGRVQGGVVPVESSLGGPVAENVDLLLEHDLQITGELSLRIRHCLLAPPGRTLDGIERVLSHPQALAQCAGYLRRRGILPLPETNTAIAARRVAEEAPPRTAAIASRMAAELYGLAVLDVGVEDSPDNHTRFVTLGPAPERTWTRRKTALAFTVENTAGALYRVLSAFSSRGLNVARLESRPQRRAWEYVWCMDVDGALEEPRVREAVEAAQGACITLRVLGSYGVA; this is encoded by the coding sequence ATGGCTGAGCCGAAACGCCGCATCGCCTTCCAGGGAGAGCACGGCGCCTACGGCGAGGAAGCCGTGCGCGCGCTGCACGGCCCGCAGGTGGAGTCCGTCCCCGTCCTCACCTTCCGCGCCGTCTTCGAGTCCGTGGCGGAAGGACGCGTGCAGGGCGGCGTGGTGCCGGTGGAGAGCAGCCTCGGCGGCCCCGTCGCGGAGAACGTGGACCTGCTGCTGGAGCACGACCTGCAGATTACGGGCGAGCTGTCGCTGCGCATCCGCCACTGCCTGCTCGCGCCGCCGGGGCGGACGCTGGACGGAATCGAGCGGGTGCTGTCGCATCCGCAGGCGCTGGCGCAGTGCGCGGGCTACCTGCGCAGGCGCGGCATCCTCCCGCTGCCGGAGACGAACACCGCCATCGCCGCGCGCCGGGTGGCCGAGGAGGCCCCGCCCCGCACGGCGGCCATCGCCAGCCGGATGGCGGCGGAGCTGTACGGGCTGGCGGTGCTGGACGTGGGCGTGGAGGACTCGCCGGACAACCACACGCGCTTCGTCACCCTGGGCCCGGCGCCCGAGCGCACGTGGACGCGGCGGAAGACGGCGCTGGCCTTCACGGTGGAGAACACGGCCGGCGCACTGTACCGGGTGCTGAGCGCCTTCTCCTCGCGCGGGCTCAACGTGGCGCGGCTGGAGTCCCGGCCGCAGCGCCGCGCATGGGAATACGTCTGGTGCATGGACGTGGACGGCGCGCTGGAGGAACCGCGGGTGCGCGAGGCGG